ccttgcagaaagatgcaacagactttgtgaaaaaatgccagccatgccagatgcatgcaaatttccacgtggctccaccagaagagctcatcagtatAACTTCCCCCTGGcctttcgcaaaatggggaattgacttgttaggtccttttccccaagcaccagggcaagtcaaatacttgatcgtgggaatagattacttcacaaagtggatagaagcagaaccattagccactatcaccgctcaaagaagtcgcaggttcctctacaaaaacatTATCACAAGGTATGGAATACCTTATTCtatcaccacagataatggaacccaattcaccgacgccACCTTTAGAAATctggtagccagtatgaaaatcaagcaTCAATTCACCTcagtagaacacccacaagccaatgggcaagccgaggcagctaacaaggtcatactggcaggtttgaagaagagattacaggaagcaaagggagcttgggctgaagagctccctcaagtgctgtgggcttataggacaaccccccaatctgccacaggagaaacacccttccgactagtctacggcgtagaagccatgattccaatagaaatcaatgagcaaagcccaagggtaattctccatgaTGAGGTCGGAAATATACAGGGGCACaaagaagagctcgacttgctccccgaagtccgagaaggTGCCCAAATAAGAGAAGCGGCATTAAAGCAAAGGATGACTACTagatacaacaagaaagtcattcgaagaacatttgccTTAGATGACTTGGTcctaatcagaaacgacattggagtcaacaaatcaggagatggaaagctcgccgcaaattggaaagggccatacaaaatcaaggaagtgttagggaaaggttattataaagtaaccgacctgGATGGCACTGAGCTACCAaagtcgtggcatgcttgtaatatgaaaaggtactacagttagaagcgaactctactccctgatgtactcttttcccagcttcatgattttttcccaaaaaaaaaGGGGTTTTTTCTGGAAaggggtttttaacgaggcatcatagtagaggctaagggaaaacATACTGTcaagacccttagtagcaaaaaGGTACCTtcccaattaataaagatctttttcatctACAATATCTCTCTTAACATCctcctttattttttataagtctttctacgaaacgcgccgacttaagctcgacaaaacgtgaaaatcccatgaaccgacctaacatggtcgtcaggatgaaacgacgaggtacaagtcggcgtaaagaggttatatgagTTGATCGTATTAAACTCGGGAACAGTCCGACTCATAAGTCGAAGACAAGAACCCGAGTAGAAAAACTCGGGAACACTCCGAGTAAATAAAAAACGTatcacaaaaataacctaagtcataaaaactcactaaagcAAAGGTGAGTATAAAGGATAACAAAAAGAGATAGGAAAACTTGGAAAAAAGGCTGCACAAAAGCACTTAAACGAAAAAGGCTTTAGAAAGCGATGCAGGCCAAAAGGTTTTCCTGAAAAGATCAAACatatcaaaaatagaaaagcatGCACGCACaaggtaacttaaacccttatccaaaaaagggcattTACTTTGTTTAAAAACCCTTATCCAAGAAAGGGCACAGATcagaatattttgtttacggccttaaaaggccagAAGAAAATTGTTCACAACCACCAACAAATAAATAGaagtttaaaaaaggggggacccacaggccgggcccccatatagccataaaaTAGAAGTCATTTTTTCACAGGAGTAGAGGAATCACCACCACCAGGAGGAGCACCATCAGGACCAGGAGGAGGAGCCGAAGAGGAAGTCGGGGTAAGGATTGAAGAACTCGGAGCATCTTTGGGACGAGGAGGagactcaataatcctctgcccccgagtctttaGGTCTGACTCGGAAACGACCTCGGGGACAGGAGGATcaacaatggtgccatcaaTAACCACTTTATCAGGATGTAATGGAGAAAGGTCCAAGTCGGGGGCTATAACCCTGACCTGCTCCAAGAAAAtcctccaagactcctcggcgcCCTCGGcgatagagtcctccaactcagTATAAGCATTCCGAGAGTTCAGCAAATCCTTCCTCACAGCAACAATATCTTGAAATAAACTGTGGTAGCTCTCTTGCGCCGTTTTCCTCAAATTTGCCTCCAAGGTGCATTGAGCCCGCAGCTTACTCTCCTCCTCCTTAAGGTGATCCCTCTCCTTCCTCAGTctatctctctcctccttcaactctttttcatgtttttcataaataagAAGCCTCCCCTCTAGCTCCTCAACCTTCGAGGACGCCCCCAAAGAGCTGAGGGGAGCCTTCTCAAAAATGTCCAAGAGTTTGCTACAAACACCCGCTGCCCTAAAACTCTCCTCGGCCATGGTGGTAAGGTGGTTtcgaacagaaacatcatccatacttataaaaggatagatgttctttcggacgaatgccaaagcatccgccttaaccccaccatcaaaagaagaagagccagactctgaagtcttgcgcttcttcttctcgggCTCGGAGAGAGTTTGGGCAGAAGGGGGTGGTCGGGGCAAACTTGAGGAAGAAATGACAAGAGGTTGAGAGGGAGTACCCACATTtttaggaggaggaggaggcggAGAGATGACCGTCTTGGCCCTAGCCCGGGACTTCGCCTTAGCCTCCTGGACCCTTTGGTAGGCCTCCTGAGCATTCTTTTTTGCCATATCTACAAAAGAAACAACCAAGTTACAAGTCGGTAAAACACAAGTCGGCGGAAACAACTCGGAAATAAGAAATGCATGCGCTACCTATGCAAGATTGAACAAAAGTCGACGTCCCCTGAAGGATTTTTCTCGTGTCCaagtatggggccctcccccatgCTTCTCGGAAAAACCCCACAACTGCCGCCTCCACCTCGTCCAGGTCATCTGGACCAATCTTTTCGCAAGGGGAGGCCGGCAACCAGTAAAGGGGAAAGCGAGGGGAGGAATGCTCGtccaggaaaaaggggtggtgaccctctacggcttgaactttgaaaaagaagtttttgaaGTCGTGGAAAgattcgtcaaaaagggtgaaaatcctccgaccttgaaTGGCTCGGAAGGATACCCATTGTTGCTTGTTGTTTAGCCCACTGAAGGGCTtagtcatatgaaaaagaaagaaaaaaatcctcaaagaggtcgggAAGTCCAGAGCATGGCTTATAAACTGATAAATcttcaaaaaaccccaagaattggggtgaagttgagtaGGGGCAACTTTACAGTGGTGCAAAACGGATATCTCGAAATCGGAGAAAGGGAGAAAAACACCCAAGCGggtgatcatacattcatacatgaagaaaaaatgaggggccgcctCATTAATTCTCCCAAAACAGACCCGGTCTTCAGGACCCGGGGTTATCAGTTCATATTTGGGCTCGTCCTCCTCCGAAGTACAGAGCCTATAATGAGTACGAAGGTGAGTGATGAACTCAGCGTCGACTAACGGTTCCTCCCCAAGGACCGTCACGTcaacccactgagaaagaaCGCTCCCCAAGGACCGTATCGTcaacccactgagaaagaacgtctacagaagccattttttataaagaaaagtgGCAGGAACCtacaaaagggaaaaagaaaaagaaaaatcaaaaaacatgGCCCCTAAAGAAGAGAGATTCGAAACTAGAATCTACGGGTCAACCTATCTACTCGCAAAACAAAACATGCAAACAAAAAGCATGACATGGAAAAAGCAAAACTAACCTTTATCCGAAAGTGAAGGTTGGAGAGAAACAGAAGTCTTCGAACGCAAGGATGCAGCACGAACAAGATAAGGagaagtttgaaagattgcagaaacggaaaatggaaagagagggaaagtgtTTATAAATAGACTAAGGGGCATAATGGATACCCTGACCCAAtgcaaaggcccaggtccaactaaAAAGCCTAACCTGAAGGGTTAAGCCTAGTTAAGGTaccgaccttcacataagaagtcggtattaaccacgacttggtctgaagaagtcggatatgagattagctggcagataaacactcattcaaatgagtaaccgcccctaaaatctctctaaccgcttcgtaaagccatatcttaacctccccaagataatagggacggttaccaccctaaagatacggcactactccaacggtggttattggctcaccactataaatacactgacacccctcaggtatctctaagtccaatactctctagacctgcttacacccttgctaacttaggcatcggagtgtccttgcaggtaccaccccccattcacacgcgagcacaagtcggacggagcctcccgagttgcgGACCTACCCGGAGTTCTCCTCCATTACACACTTGGGCCGCCAAACGCCATTCGTcgtattaatctccggttacctaccgtaacaATTATATTCCTCACTATTCATCCATACCCTTGGTCTCTACAATCATCAATCCAAAGTTCCAAACTCCAATCGGTCCATTCCCTTACGCTAATATTTTCCCGGAAAATTCTCTGACAAAATCAAACACCACCCCCCACAAGCTCAATTTCTTTGATTCTCTCAAAGCTCGAAACTTTTGCGCATAACTCCAAATGGGTCTCAAAGGTTTCGTGGAAGGAGGCATTGCTTCCGTCGTTGCAGGATGCTCCACCCACCCTCTCGACCTCATCAAGGTCCGAATGCAGCTCCAGGGCGAGACCACCCAACCCGCCCTCGCCTTACACTCTACCTCAACCCACGCGCCGCCGCATCCTCCCGCTCCCAAAGCCGGTCCAATTGCCGTCGGCATCAAGCTTGTGCAACAAGAAGGCGTCGTCGCCCTTTTCTCAGGAGTATCCGCTACCGTCCTCCGGCAGCTCCTCTACTCCACCACCCGCATGGGCCTCTACGATATGTTCAAGAATAAGTGGTCCGATCCCAATGCCGGCGGCAGCATGTCACTATCACGGAAGATCGCGGCGGGGCTGATTGCTGGCGGAATCGGCGCCGCGGTTGGAAACCCCGCTGACGTGGCAATGGTCCGCATGCAAGCTGACGGAAGGCTCCCGCCCGCCCAACGACGGAACTATAATTCCGTGTTGGATGCCATCACAAGGATGGTTAGGAATGAGGGTGTTACTAGTCTCTGGCGCGGTTCATCGTTAACGGTGAATCGCGCCATGATAGTGACAGCCTCACAATTGGCCTCCTACGACGAGTTCAAGGAGATGATACTGAAAAAGGGATTGATGCGTGATGGGCTTGGGACCCACGTAACGGCGAGTTTTGCAGCGGGTTTCTTGGCGTCCGTGACCTCAAACCCCGTGGACGTGATCAAGACAAGGGTGATGAACATGAAGGTGGAGCCGGGGGCGGCGCCGCCGTATTCCGGAGCGTTGGATTGCGCCATGAAGACGGTGCGCGCGGAGGGGCCTATGGCTCTATACAAAGGATTCATTCCTACGATTACGAGGCAGGGACCCTTCACGGTTGTGCTGTTCGTCACGTTGGAACAAGTTCGAAAGTTGCTGAAAAATTTTTGAGGTGTACCGTGGTGTCCAAGAACAAGCTTCCACACAagatttcttttttgaagacAAATTTTGTTTAGTCTTAAGATAGAATGTGTgttatttaatttcttcctGTTATACTCCTTTAATTGGTGATATTGTAGAACACTTTATGACTAAGATCAGAATTAAGATCATAGTTACTATTTCAGTGAAGCATGGATATTGGTTGCGGCAAAATAGTTCGCGTAAAGgagtaataaataattattttgacaTGCAAATGATTCTGATTTTAATAAACGaattctaatttttgttttagacATAATAAACTTTTAACTATTAgttctgattgataaaataacttaaatgtTCAGGATCATAATTTAACAATTAGTCAAAATAACTATTTACTCTCACTTAAAGTtaggccatgttgattatgttgAAAGCTAAGGTGCGAGAAAAAGACATATGGCGTGATGAACTTTTGTTTGTTCTAGAAGAAAGAGCAGTAATAACTTGGATGTTAGTATAGATGAGATTGCATGGACAAAATGAAATTTGATCCTTGACGTGGAATGTTGAGAGAGGAATGAAGATACTTGTCATCGAtacagttaattttaatttccttattATTTTGAATACAACTTCAATTCCGCAATCTTCCAACATAGCAAAAGAGACGTAAAAAACATGTGGCGAAAGATGTGTAACTTTCCAC
The genomic region above belongs to Arachis duranensis cultivar V14167 chromosome 3, aradu.V14167.gnm2.J7QH, whole genome shotgun sequence and contains:
- the LOC107481190 gene encoding mitochondrial uncoupling protein 5-like; the encoded protein is MGLKGFVEGGIASVVAGCSTHPLDLIKVRMQLQGETTQPALALHSTSTHAPPHPPAPKAGPIAVGIKLVQQEGVVALFSGVSATVLRQLLYSTTRMGLYDMFKNKWSDPNAGGSMSLSRKIAAGLIAGGIGAAVGNPADVAMVRMQADGRLPPAQRRNYNSVLDAITRMVRNEGVTSLWRGSSLTVNRAMIVTASQLASYDEFKEMILKKGLMRDGLGTHVTASFAAGFLASVTSNPVDVIKTRVMNMKVEPGAAPPYSGALDCAMKTVRAEGPMALYKGFIPTITRQGPFTVVLFVTLEQVRKLLKNF